A window of the Proteus terrae subsp. cibarius genome harbors these coding sequences:
- the ppc gene encoding phosphoenolpyruvate carboxylase, with protein sequence MNQQYSAMRSNVSMLGKLLGDTIKEALGEEILDKVESIRKLSKSSRAGNEVQRQKLLLTLQNLSNDELLPVARAFNQFLNLTNVAEQYHSISPHGEAASNPVALAKLITRLKDKNFTDEQLKEAVEQISIELVLTAHPTEIARRTLIHKLVEVNTCLSQLDHDDLADYERTNIMRRLRQLVAQSWHTDEIRKIRPTPIDEAKWGFAVVENSLWEGVPAFLREFNEQLKESIDYNLPVEASPIRFTSWMGGDRDGNPNVTAEITRHALLLSRWKAADLFLNDIQVLVSELSMTESTPELRELAGGAEVAEPYREIAKQLRTRLQVTRDYLEQRIKGQQSLPPEGLLIDNAQLWEPLYACYQSLTQCGMRIIANGQLLDTLRRIRCFGLQLVKLDIRQESTNHTEALSELTQYLELGDYASWSEEQKQTFLLEELSSKRPLIPTNWQPSAATQEVFETCRVIAESPKDSIASYVISMAKVPSDVLAVKLLLKEAGANIRLPVAPLFETLEDLNNAESVMTRLFDISWYRDLIDDKQMVMIGYSDSAKDAGVMAASWAQYRAQDALIKLCEKSGVTLTLFHGRGGTIGRGGAPAHAALLSQPPGSLKGGLRVTEQGEMIRFKFGLPQVTISSLAHYAGAILEANLLPPPEPKAPWIEVMDSLSDVSCAMYRDYVRGQEDFVPYFRAATPEGELGKLPLGSRPAKRRPTGGVETLRAIPWIFAWTQNRLMLPAWLGAGAALQHEIDSGKQAVLDDMCENWPFFNTRIAMLEMVYAKADLWLAEYYDQRLVEERLWPLGSKLRQQLSDDIKSVLAISKDEHLMADLPWVAESIALRNVYTDPLNVLQAELLQRSRTHSESDPRIEQALMVTIAGIAAGMRNTG encoded by the coding sequence ATGAATCAACAATATTCTGCTATGCGTAGCAATGTCAGTATGCTTGGCAAGCTACTTGGAGATACGATAAAAGAAGCACTCGGTGAAGAAATTTTAGATAAAGTTGAATCTATTCGAAAATTATCTAAATCATCACGAGCGGGTAATGAAGTTCAGCGACAAAAACTGTTGCTGACGTTACAGAATCTCTCTAATGATGAATTATTACCTGTTGCTAGAGCATTCAATCAATTCTTAAACCTGACGAATGTGGCAGAACAATACCATAGCATTTCACCTCACGGTGAAGCGGCGAGTAATCCTGTGGCATTGGCAAAACTGATCACCAGACTAAAAGATAAGAATTTTACCGACGAGCAATTAAAAGAAGCGGTAGAGCAAATCTCTATTGAGCTGGTATTAACGGCGCACCCAACCGAAATCGCACGTCGTACACTTATTCATAAGCTGGTTGAGGTAAATACTTGTTTATCTCAACTCGACCACGATGATCTAGCAGATTATGAGCGTACTAATATTATGCGCCGTCTGCGTCAGTTAGTTGCCCAATCATGGCACACTGATGAAATTAGAAAAATTCGCCCAACACCTATTGATGAAGCGAAATGGGGGTTTGCGGTTGTTGAAAATAGCTTATGGGAAGGTGTTCCTGCTTTTTTACGTGAATTTAATGAGCAGCTTAAAGAATCCATTGATTACAACTTACCTGTAGAAGCTTCTCCTATTCGTTTTACCTCATGGATGGGGGGAGATCGTGATGGTAACCCAAATGTAACGGCAGAGATCACACGCCATGCTTTACTATTAAGCCGTTGGAAAGCCGCTGATTTATTCTTAAATGACATTCAAGTTCTTGTTTCTGAGCTTTCAATGACAGAAAGTACACCTGAGCTGCGCGAATTAGCAGGTGGTGCTGAAGTTGCTGAGCCATATCGTGAAATTGCTAAACAATTACGTACTCGCTTACAAGTCACTCGTGATTATTTAGAACAACGCATTAAAGGACAGCAATCTCTACCTCCTGAAGGGCTGTTAATTGATAATGCCCAACTTTGGGAGCCGTTATACGCTTGCTATCAATCACTGACTCAGTGTGGTATGCGTATTATCGCCAATGGGCAACTGTTAGATACATTACGTCGTATTCGTTGTTTTGGCTTACAGCTAGTTAAGCTCGATATTCGCCAAGAAAGTACCAATCACACAGAAGCACTCTCTGAATTGACACAGTATTTAGAGCTTGGTGATTATGCGAGTTGGTCTGAAGAGCAGAAACAAACATTCTTACTTGAAGAATTAAGTTCTAAGCGCCCACTGATCCCAACTAATTGGCAACCAAGTGCAGCGACTCAAGAAGTATTTGAGACTTGTCGTGTGATTGCTGAATCACCTAAAGATTCTATCGCCTCTTATGTGATTTCAATGGCAAAAGTGCCTTCTGATGTATTAGCTGTAAAACTATTACTGAAAGAAGCTGGCGCGAATATTCGATTACCAGTAGCTCCTTTATTTGAAACACTTGAGGACTTGAATAACGCTGAAAGCGTAATGACTCGTTTGTTTGATATTTCTTGGTATCGCGATTTAATTGATGACAAACAAATGGTGATGATTGGCTACTCAGACTCAGCAAAAGATGCGGGTGTGATGGCTGCATCATGGGCACAATATCGTGCTCAAGATGCATTAATTAAGCTCTGTGAAAAATCGGGTGTGACATTAACACTATTCCACGGACGTGGCGGTACGATTGGTCGTGGTGGCGCGCCAGCACATGCAGCATTACTTTCTCAACCACCAGGAAGTTTAAAAGGTGGCCTGCGTGTGACAGAACAAGGCGAAATGATCCGCTTTAAGTTCGGATTACCGCAAGTCACCATCAGCAGTCTTGCTCACTATGCAGGCGCAATCTTAGAGGCGAATTTATTACCACCACCGGAGCCAAAAGCGCCTTGGATTGAGGTAATGGATTCCTTGTCTGACGTTTCTTGTGCAATGTATCGTGACTATGTACGAGGACAAGAAGACTTTGTTCCTTACTTTAGAGCGGCAACGCCAGAAGGCGAGTTGGGTAAACTACCATTAGGCTCACGTCCTGCAAAACGTCGCCCAACCGGGGGTGTTGAAACCTTGCGCGCTATTCCGTGGATCTTCGCATGGACTCAAAACCGCTTAATGCTACCTGCTTGGTTGGGTGCTGGCGCTGCATTACAACATGAAATTGATAGTGGAAAACAAGCGGTATTAGACGATATGTGTGAGAACTGGCCGTTCTTTAATACACGTATTGCGATGTTGGAAATGGTGTACGCTAAAGCGGATTTATGGTTGGCGGAATATTACGATCAACGTTTAGTTGAAGAGCGTTTATGGCCATTAGGATCTAAATTACGTCAACAGCTTTCCGATGATATTAAGAGTGTCTTAGCCATTTCAAAAGATGAGCACTTAATGGCAGATTTACCATGGGTTGCTGAATCTATTGCACTACGTAATGTGTATACCGATCCATTAAACGTACTTCAGGCTGAGTTATTACAGCGATCTCGTACACATAGCGAGTCTGACCCACGTATTGAACAAGCGCTAATGGTAACAATTGCGGGTATTGCCGCAGGTATGCGTAATACCGGCTAG
- a CDS encoding glycosyltransferase has translation MKTPQISVIVPMFNEASRITRLLDSVITQTFTDIEVIIINDGSTDNSAEIATSYCQKDARVKLYHQTNQGLSSARNTGLKYAQGEWIVFFDSDDFIKPELLAHWYQLAVTQHVDVLIGNGERFNPSDLKKHQRPIHQRQPYQQVIKGSEWIIHAVTQHQWPHFVWLQLTRHDLIKKHQLQFIEGLYHEDILWTMQLALVAERIGFDNQPLYYYCANPNSITRKPDQQKEAQRTQSYLQIILQLLKEADKQSDQLLAKALRQQAVRELGSFFILFRKCCDAKNQKIIAKQFSTYSLFFPLNKGVNNWHQRWFIFRVNCILFIASLK, from the coding sequence GTGAAAACACCCCAAATTTCTGTCATCGTTCCTATGTTTAATGAAGCGTCTCGTATTACGAGATTATTGGATAGTGTGATCACTCAAACTTTCACCGATATTGAAGTCATTATTATTAATGATGGTTCGACAGATAATAGTGCTGAAATCGCAACATCTTATTGCCAAAAAGATGCACGAGTGAAGCTTTATCATCAAACTAATCAAGGATTATCCAGCGCAAGAAATACGGGTTTAAAATATGCTCAAGGTGAATGGATAGTTTTTTTTGATAGTGATGATTTTATTAAGCCTGAATTACTCGCACATTGGTATCAATTAGCTGTTACCCAACACGTTGATGTTTTAATTGGCAATGGTGAACGATTCAATCCAAGTGATCTTAAAAAGCACCAAAGACCAATCCACCAACGACAGCCTTATCAACAAGTTATAAAAGGTAGTGAGTGGATCATCCATGCCGTTACTCAACATCAATGGCCACATTTCGTTTGGTTACAATTAACTCGGCATGACTTAATAAAAAAACATCAACTTCAATTTATTGAAGGTCTTTATCATGAAGATATTTTGTGGACAATGCAATTAGCGCTTGTTGCAGAGCGAATAGGTTTTGATAACCAACCTCTCTATTATTACTGTGCTAATCCTAACTCTATTACACGTAAACCCGACCAACAAAAAGAAGCCCAACGAACACAAAGTTATTTGCAGATAATCTTACAGCTATTAAAAGAAGCAGATAAACAATCAGATCAGTTATTAGCAAAAGCACTCCGCCAACAGGCAGTTCGTGAATTAGGCAGTTTTTTTATTCTTTTTCGTAAATGTTGTGATGCAAAAAATCAAAAAATAATCGCAAAACAATTTTCTACCTACTCTTTATTTTTCCCTCTCAATAAAGGCGTAAATAATTGGCATCAACGCTGGTTTATTTTTCGTGTTAACTGCATTTTATTTATCGCATCTTTGAAATAA
- the phrB gene encoding deoxyribodipyrimidine photo-lyase, with protein sequence MHPSSVHLVWFRNDLRVTDNKALFNACQDKQAQVHALFTVTPEQWKVHNMALSCQAFIHDALLDLSISLAKLNIPLTVVISDTYSNAADKVAEYCQQHRVTALFFNHQYALNEQRRDKKVTELLENKTTIYAYHDNVFIPPGNVVTQQGEMYKVFTPFRNAFLRLFFSQDNASLPIPEIRAHQETVSPLKAPLFSLENTNASSFVATEEDALKRLKQFCYESVPHYAKWRDIPAVDGTSRLSPYLSVGLLSIRQCFNRLYQTEPGFLENSTSGAFVWFNELIWREFYQHLIVANPHLCKHIAFQLWTEKINWRNEQDEFNAWTQGLTGFPIIDAAMRQLNQTGWMHNRLRMLTASFLIKDLLIDWRWGERYFMSQLIDGDFASNNGGWQWAASTGTDAVPYFRIFNPTTQGRKFDPDGEFIRHWLPELANVPNRYIHTPHEWSAKTNNSLDYPLPIVDHAKARIRAIESYEEAKKG encoded by the coding sequence ATGCACCCGTCTTCTGTTCATTTAGTCTGGTTTCGTAATGATTTAAGAGTGACGGATAACAAGGCACTCTTTAACGCCTGCCAAGATAAACAAGCACAGGTGCATGCTCTTTTCACCGTAACGCCTGAACAATGGAAAGTTCACAATATGGCTTTGTCATGTCAGGCGTTTATTCATGATGCTTTACTTGATCTTTCAATATCGCTGGCAAAACTTAATATTCCACTGACAGTAGTGATTAGCGATACTTATTCAAATGCAGCCGATAAAGTTGCTGAATATTGCCAACAACATCGAGTTACCGCGCTTTTTTTCAATCACCAATATGCCCTTAATGAACAACGCCGTGATAAAAAAGTTACTGAGTTACTAGAAAATAAAACAACCATTTATGCTTATCATGACAATGTGTTTATTCCACCGGGTAATGTAGTCACACAACAAGGGGAGATGTATAAGGTTTTTACTCCCTTTAGAAATGCATTTTTACGACTCTTTTTTTCACAAGATAACGCTTCGTTACCTATCCCAGAAATAAGAGCACATCAAGAAACAGTATCTCCTTTAAAAGCGCCGCTTTTTTCACTTGAAAATACAAACGCATCTTCTTTTGTCGCCACGGAAGAAGATGCACTTAAACGCTTAAAACAGTTCTGCTATGAAAGTGTTCCACATTATGCAAAATGGCGAGATATTCCGGCAGTTGATGGCACAAGCCGATTATCTCCCTACCTTTCTGTCGGTCTGTTATCTATTCGCCAATGTTTTAATCGCCTTTACCAAACTGAACCTGGTTTCTTAGAAAACAGTACATCAGGTGCCTTTGTGTGGTTTAACGAGCTTATTTGGCGAGAATTTTACCAACACTTAATTGTCGCTAATCCTCATTTATGCAAACACATTGCTTTTCAGCTTTGGACAGAAAAAATTAATTGGCGTAATGAACAAGATGAATTTAACGCTTGGACTCAAGGCTTAACAGGCTTTCCAATTATTGATGCAGCAATGCGACAGCTTAACCAGACAGGTTGGATGCATAACCGCCTACGTATGCTCACGGCGAGCTTTCTTATCAAAGACTTGTTAATTGATTGGCGTTGGGGTGAGCGTTATTTTATGTCGCAACTTATTGATGGCGATTTCGCATCAAATAATGGGGGTTGGCAGTGGGCCGCATCAACAGGAACAGATGCCGTACCTTATTTTCGAATTTTTAATCCGACGACCCAAGGACGAAAATTCGATCCTGATGGTGAATTTATCCGCCATTGGCTTCCAGAACTCGCCAATGTGCCTAATCGATATATTCATACCCCTCACGAATGGTCAGCAAAAACTAATAATTCACTCGATTATCCATTACCCATAGTTGATCACGCAAAAGCACGAATAAGAGCGATTGAGTCTTATGAAGAAGCAAAAAAAGGGTAA
- the proP gene encoding glycine betaine/L-proline transporter ProP: MKMKKKRNKPLQINDITIIDDSKLKKAITAAALGNAMEWFDFGVYGFLAYVLGQVFFPGASPGVQMIAALATFSVPFLVRPLGGVVFGMLGDKFGRQKVLSVTIIIMALSTFAIGLIPAYETIGIWAPVLLLLAKLAQGFSIGGEYSGAAIFVAEYSPDRKRGFMGSWLDFGSIAGFVMGAGVVVLISTIMGETAFHEWGWRIPFFLALPLGLIGLYLRHALEETPAFQQHVDEMNSDDRKSIQDPPRVSLREIASKYWKSLTVCVGLVIATNVTYYMLLTYMPSYLSHNLNYSADHGVLIIIAIMIGMLFVQPVIGLLSDKVGRKPFVIGGSIGLFILAYPAFMMINSDEIGLIFLGLLILAVLLNCFTGVMASILPAIFPTHIRYSALAIAFNISVLIAGATPTAAAWLVEATGDLYMPAYYLMIVAVVGLITGIKMIETANKPLRGATPAASDRSEAKEILSEHYDNIEQRVEDIEAEIEALQKKRQALIDQHPKLD, encoded by the coding sequence ATGAAAATGAAGAAAAAAAGAAACAAACCTCTACAAATCAATGATATAACTATTATTGATGATAGTAAGCTCAAAAAAGCCATTACTGCTGCCGCATTAGGTAATGCCATGGAATGGTTCGACTTTGGTGTTTACGGCTTCCTAGCTTACGTTTTAGGTCAAGTATTCTTCCCGGGAGCATCACCTGGCGTACAAATGATTGCTGCGCTCGCTACATTCTCCGTTCCATTCCTTGTAAGGCCATTAGGTGGTGTTGTATTTGGAATGTTAGGAGATAAATTTGGTCGCCAAAAGGTTTTATCTGTCACCATTATAATAATGGCACTCAGTACGTTTGCCATTGGTTTGATCCCCGCTTACGAAACCATCGGTATTTGGGCACCAGTCTTATTATTACTCGCTAAATTAGCACAAGGATTCTCCATTGGTGGTGAATATTCAGGAGCAGCAATTTTTGTTGCTGAATACTCACCAGACCGTAAACGTGGATTTATGGGAAGCTGGTTAGACTTTGGTTCTATTGCTGGTTTTGTTATGGGTGCGGGTGTCGTTGTACTTATTTCAACCATTATGGGAGAAACAGCATTTCATGAATGGGGATGGCGTATCCCGTTCTTCTTAGCATTACCATTAGGTCTTATCGGCTTATATTTACGTCATGCTTTAGAAGAAACTCCAGCATTCCAACAACACGTTGATGAAATGAATAGCGACGACCGTAAATCTATCCAAGATCCACCTCGTGTTTCATTACGTGAAATCGCATCGAAATATTGGAAAAGCTTAACCGTCTGTGTAGGTTTGGTGATTGCCACTAACGTGACCTACTATATGTTATTAACTTATATGCCGAGTTATTTATCTCATAACCTAAATTATTCGGCAGATCACGGTGTGCTGATCATCATCGCGATTATGATAGGTATGTTGTTTGTACAGCCGGTCATTGGGTTACTGAGTGATAAAGTTGGTCGTAAGCCATTTGTTATCGGCGGTAGCATAGGGTTATTTATCCTTGCCTACCCTGCATTTATGATGATTAACAGTGATGAAATCGGCTTAATTTTCTTAGGTCTATTAATTCTTGCCGTCCTACTCAACTGTTTTACTGGGGTTATGGCATCAATTTTGCCGGCTATTTTCCCAACCCATATTCGTTATAGTGCATTAGCGATTGCTTTTAATATTTCGGTACTAATTGCAGGGGCAACACCAACAGCGGCAGCTTGGTTAGTTGAAGCAACCGGTGATTTATATATGCCTGCTTATTACCTGATGATTGTCGCTGTTGTCGGCTTGATAACAGGTATCAAGATGATCGAAACCGCAAATAAACCTTTACGAGGTGCAACACCTGCGGCATCGGATAGATCAGAAGCTAAAGAAATTCTGTCTGAACATTATGATAATATCGAACAACGTGTTGAAGATATTGAAGCAGAAATAGAAGCATTACAGAAAAAACGCCAAGCCCTAATCGATCAACATCCTAAGTTAGATTAA
- a CDS encoding LysR substrate-binding domain-containing protein — MNINQLKSFVEVVKNNFNITNAAEKLYTSQPTISKQLKILEDELNVSLFVRKNNNLLALSLMGKEVHKIACDILGQVDRIKSIVAEEDRNKKVDLHIATTHTQIRYSLPNVIDHFRRYYPNISLHFHQGAPAQLAEMVKNGDVDFAIATESMHLYEDLITLPCYRWTRSLLVPYDHPLALLKDDEQVTIEQMAEYPLITYVFGFTRGSKLDKVFYKNNLKPNVALTATDTEIIKYYVKRHLGIGVIAAASYDETEDGGALKCINIDHLVQPSYTHICVSKHTHMKDYMHEFISLYAPHIDRNIIQMPEQWETQWHSKEVYQGLPDLRSVNVNNSVVE; from the coding sequence ATGAACATTAATCAACTGAAAAGCTTTGTTGAAGTCGTAAAAAATAATTTCAACATTACTAATGCGGCTGAAAAACTCTATACCTCACAACCGACAATCAGTAAGCAACTAAAAATATTAGAAGATGAATTAAATGTGTCACTGTTTGTGCGTAAAAATAATAACTTATTAGCCTTAAGCCTAATGGGTAAAGAGGTTCATAAAATTGCTTGCGATATTCTTGGGCAGGTTGACCGAATCAAAAGCATTGTGGCTGAAGAAGATCGTAATAAAAAAGTCGATTTACATATTGCAACAACACATACTCAAATACGTTATTCATTACCGAATGTGATTGATCACTTTCGTCGCTATTACCCTAATATTTCTCTACATTTTCATCAGGGGGCACCTGCTCAACTAGCAGAGATGGTTAAAAATGGCGATGTGGATTTTGCTATCGCAACAGAATCTATGCACCTTTATGAAGATCTCATTACACTGCCTTGTTATCGTTGGACTCGCAGTTTATTAGTCCCTTATGACCATCCTCTTGCTTTATTGAAAGACGATGAGCAGGTTACCATCGAGCAAATGGCAGAGTATCCGCTGATTACTTATGTTTTTGGTTTTACAAGGGGATCTAAATTAGACAAGGTATTTTATAAAAATAATCTTAAGCCTAATGTGGCGTTAACAGCGACGGATACGGAGATTATTAAATACTATGTTAAGCGCCATTTAGGCATCGGTGTTATTGCGGCAGCCTCTTATGATGAGACAGAAGATGGTGGTGCATTAAAATGTATTAATATCGATCATTTAGTGCAACCGAGTTATACCCATATCTGTGTTAGTAAACACACCCATATGAAAGATTATATGCATGAGTTTATTTCTCTCTATGCGCCACATATTGATAGAAATATTATTCAGATGCCTGAGCAATGGGAAACCCAATGGCACAGTAAAGAGGTATACCAAGGATTACCTGATTTACGCTCAGTGAATGTGAATAATAGTGTTGTAGAATAG
- a CDS encoding M20 metallopeptidase family protein: MNNIYNVSEKLFQLNDFSKKTRQDLHKIPELSGEEYKTSKYCRELMESFGYQIKTFDGYTGFTADLIVNSEFPLIAIRADMDGLEMPDLTNNEHSSVHQGCAHNCGHDTHMTMALTSAKYLAENREEMSSNVRFIFQMAEEDMRVPGAEKMVELGCMEGVDETYALHNDAAIETGCVRFNDGVMSSYGSAWTLDVYGVSAHGSTPHKGLDAIREATRLIDYMDYVVAKKTDPFSPAVFGCGMINGGTIPNALADHVQARGTIRSMDENTDQVLKASFDEIVARSTAGGFKTTLSYSGYPAVVNHPTAHQRLLDAMRKFLPEENIESNGKPMTGSEDFSYMVNATKGKVGAMFFLGSGNQAKGINNYLHANPYFVDDDCLLVGAQIFVNILTR, encoded by the coding sequence ATGAATAATATTTACAATGTCAGTGAAAAACTCTTTCAATTAAATGACTTTAGTAAAAAAACACGACAAGACTTACACAAAATACCTGAGCTATCAGGTGAAGAATATAAAACATCTAAATACTGTCGTGAATTAATGGAAAGTTTTGGTTATCAAATTAAAACTTTTGATGGATATACTGGCTTCACAGCAGACTTAATTGTTAATTCTGAATTTCCATTAATTGCTATCCGTGCTGATATGGACGGATTAGAAATGCCAGACTTAACGAATAATGAACATAGTTCAGTTCACCAAGGTTGTGCACACAACTGTGGTCACGATACTCATATGACTATGGCATTAACCAGTGCTAAATATCTTGCCGAAAATAGAGAAGAGATGAGCTCGAACGTTCGCTTTATTTTCCAAATGGCTGAAGAAGATATGCGTGTACCTGGCGCTGAAAAAATGGTTGAACTCGGCTGCATGGAGGGCGTTGATGAAACTTACGCACTTCATAATGATGCAGCGATTGAAACAGGTTGTGTTCGCTTTAATGATGGTGTGATGTCATCTTATGGCTCAGCATGGACATTAGATGTTTATGGTGTTTCTGCTCATGGTTCAACACCACACAAAGGTTTAGATGCTATTCGTGAAGCAACACGCTTAATTGATTACATGGATTACGTTGTTGCGAAGAAAACAGATCCATTTAGCCCTGCTGTCTTTGGTTGTGGCATGATCAATGGGGGAACAATCCCTAATGCATTAGCTGATCACGTACAAGCTCGCGGTACTATCCGTTCTATGGATGAAAATACCGACCAAGTGCTGAAAGCAAGTTTTGATGAAATCGTTGCACGCAGTACAGCTGGCGGATTTAAAACAACATTAAGCTATAGCGGATACCCTGCTGTTGTGAATCACCCAACTGCACATCAGCGTTTATTAGATGCGATGCGTAAATTCTTACCAGAAGAAAATATTGAATCGAACGGTAAGCCAATGACAGGTAGTGAAGACTTTAGCTATATGGTTAACGCCACAAAAGGCAAAGTCGGTGCAATGTTCTTCTTAGGAAGTGGTAATCAAGCGAAGGGTATTAATAATTACCTTCACGCAAATCCTTATTTTGTCGATGATGATTGTTTATTAGTCGGTGCTCAGATTTTTGTTAATATTCTGACTCGCTAA
- a CDS encoding DUF3100 domain-containing protein yields the protein MDKSRSPIKVFFISILAVLFLIFISQYVIGKKEIKIGIAVIPILPMLFAVIIGMCISAGFTRKKIKVWGKLFTEKEEGFCGKMVGFSLLILGTQYAGMIVPNIKMILSVGIPLFVQELGNLLPVLIAVPLAIKFGFGRRAIGACSSISREPSIAVIQGKFGTGSQEYIGVLAIYLCGSVIGTLWFSVLGSIAPLTGLHPLALAAGSGVGSGSMLSAASGALINGLDEALAQQVLSVAAASNLLSSALGALSLTYLGLPLSEKIYKIFTRGKTA from the coding sequence ATGGACAAAAGTAGAAGTCCGATAAAGGTTTTCTTTATTAGTATTCTGGCAGTCCTTTTCTTAATTTTTATTTCACAATATGTCATTGGTAAAAAAGAAATTAAGATTGGCATTGCGGTAATACCTATTTTACCAATGCTATTTGCTGTAATTATTGGTATGTGTATATCTGCTGGATTTACCCGTAAAAAAATTAAAGTATGGGGTAAATTATTCACAGAAAAAGAAGAAGGCTTCTGCGGTAAAATGGTAGGTTTCAGCCTGCTTATTTTAGGTACACAATATGCAGGAATGATTGTTCCTAATATTAAAATGATTTTAAGTGTCGGTATTCCTTTATTTGTTCAGGAACTCGGAAACTTATTACCAGTATTAATTGCAGTTCCATTAGCCATTAAATTTGGATTTGGTCGTCGTGCAATTGGTGCTTGTTCATCTATTAGCCGTGAACCTTCTATTGCTGTTATTCAAGGTAAGTTTGGTACAGGCTCTCAGGAATATATTGGTGTATTAGCCATTTATTTATGTGGTTCTGTTATCGGTACTTTATGGTTTAGCGTATTAGGCAGTATTGCTCCATTAACAGGATTGCATCCACTTGCGCTTGCAGCAGGCTCTGGCGTGGGTTCAGGTTCAATGTTAAGTGCTGCATCAGGCGCATTAATTAATGGTCTTGATGAAGCATTAGCACAGCAAGTATTGAGTGTTGCCGCTGCATCTAACTTATTATCTTCAGCACTAGGCGCACTGTCATTAACCTATTTAGGTTTACCTCTTTCAGAAAAAATTTATAAAATTTTCACCAGAGGCAAAACTGCATGA